In one window of Azoarcus olearius DNA:
- a CDS encoding TonB-dependent receptor family protein, translating into MTRPARRIRGARPHTLAPLAAALLGALASLPAMAQETAPTQVLAPTVITGSRVEASSFDLPYSVDSVSLGADSAAGLRVNVSEVMNAVPGVVVQNRQNYAQDLQISVRGFGARAAFGVRGVKLIADGIPATNPDGQGQAATFNLDTAERIEVLRGPMATIYGNHAGGVIQLFSREGQGAPRVSAGVFGGDHGTVKVDIGAEGEKNGIGYVLDASHFETDGERRYSAAERNQAYAKLTFRPDEDSKLNLIFSSLRQPETEDPLGLTWATWKRDETAVENVALQYRTRKEIDHVQGGATYERRFGSDRLQVQAYAGERSVTQYQSIPRAAQTPITHAGGVIDFDREFYGVGARYIADREIGPGRLTLTAGIDYDRSEDDRQGYQNFIGTVLGVKGALRRDEIDTVTSTDPYVQAVWRQGDFDWTLGVRHSEVKFDVDDKFIVGANRDDSGSVSYHQTSPAVGVLWRLTPVLNLYASYGRGFETPTLNELSYSASGGFNFDLKPARSRQAEVGIKAYVGEHTRLNAAVFQIRTEDEIVVASSVGGRTSYTNAGTTLRRGLELAAETNFTHSLSARGALTVMRAVYDETTATVEDGKRIPGIPAVTAYGELAWKPLAGLTTAVEAIHRSKVYVDDANADHAAPAYTLVNLRLAAEQKSGPWTFSELLRLDNLFDREHIASVIVGDRNGRYYEPGPGRSLYGGVRVSYQF; encoded by the coding sequence ATGACCCGCCCTGCCCGCCGCATCCGCGGCGCCCGCCCGCACACCCTCGCGCCGCTTGCCGCGGCCCTGCTCGGCGCCCTCGCCAGCCTGCCCGCCATGGCACAGGAAACCGCGCCGACGCAGGTGCTGGCGCCCACGGTCATCACTGGCAGCCGGGTGGAAGCCTCCAGCTTCGACCTGCCGTATTCGGTGGATAGCGTCAGCCTCGGCGCCGACAGCGCCGCCGGGTTGCGGGTGAATGTGTCCGAGGTGATGAACGCGGTGCCCGGCGTGGTGGTGCAGAACCGCCAGAACTACGCGCAGGACCTGCAGATTTCGGTGCGCGGCTTCGGCGCGCGTGCTGCCTTCGGCGTGCGCGGCGTCAAGCTGATCGCCGACGGCATTCCCGCCACCAACCCGGACGGCCAGGGCCAGGCGGCCACCTTCAACCTCGACACCGCCGAGCGCATCGAGGTGCTGCGCGGGCCGATGGCCACGATCTACGGCAACCACGCCGGCGGCGTCATCCAGCTGTTCTCGCGCGAGGGCCAGGGCGCGCCGCGGGTGTCGGCCGGGGTGTTCGGCGGCGACCACGGCACGGTCAAGGTGGATATCGGCGCCGAGGGCGAGAAGAACGGCATCGGCTACGTGCTCGACGCCTCGCACTTCGAGACCGACGGCGAACGCCGCTACAGCGCCGCGGAACGCAACCAGGCGTATGCCAAGCTCACCTTCCGGCCGGACGAGGACAGCAAGCTCAACCTCATCTTCAGCAGCCTGCGCCAGCCCGAAACCGAAGACCCGCTGGGCCTCACCTGGGCCACCTGGAAGCGCGACGAAACCGCGGTGGAAAACGTTGCGCTGCAGTACCGCACGCGCAAGGAGATCGACCACGTGCAGGGCGGCGCCACCTACGAGCGCCGCTTCGGCAGTGATCGCCTGCAGGTGCAGGCCTACGCCGGCGAGCGCAGCGTGACCCAGTACCAGTCCATCCCGCGCGCGGCGCAGACGCCGATCACCCACGCCGGCGGCGTGATCGACTTCGACCGCGAGTTCTACGGCGTCGGCGCGCGCTATATCGCCGACCGCGAGATCGGCCCCGGCCGCCTCACGCTGACCGCGGGCATCGACTACGACCGCTCCGAGGACGACCGCCAGGGCTACCAGAACTTCATCGGCACCGTGCTCGGGGTCAAGGGCGCGCTGCGCCGCGACGAGATCGACACCGTCACCAGCACCGACCCCTATGTGCAGGCGGTGTGGCGCCAGGGCGATTTCGACTGGACGCTGGGCGTGCGCCACAGCGAGGTGAAGTTCGACGTCGATGACAAGTTCATCGTCGGCGCCAACCGCGACGACAGCGGCTCGGTGAGCTACCACCAGACCTCGCCGGCCGTGGGCGTGCTGTGGCGGCTGACGCCGGTGCTCAACCTCTACGCCAGCTACGGCCGCGGCTTCGAGACGCCGACGCTGAACGAACTCTCCTACTCGGCCTCAGGCGGTTTCAACTTCGACCTCAAGCCGGCGCGCAGCCGCCAGGCGGAAGTCGGCATCAAGGCCTATGTCGGCGAGCACACCCGGCTGAACGCGGCGGTGTTCCAGATCCGCACCGAGGACGAGATCGTCGTCGCCTCGTCGGTGGGCGGCCGCACCAGCTACACCAACGCCGGCACCACGCTGCGCCGCGGTCTGGAACTGGCCGCCGAGACCAACTTCACCCACAGCCTGTCGGCCCGCGGCGCGCTCACCGTGATGCGCGCGGTGTATGACGAAACCACCGCCACGGTGGAAGACGGCAAGCGCATCCCCGGCATCCCGGCGGTCACCGCCTACGGCGAACTCGCGTGGAAGCCGCTCGCCGGCCTCACCACCGCGGTCGAGGCCATCCACCGCAGCAAGGTCTATGTGGACGACGCCAACGCCGACCACGCCGCACCGGCCTACACGCTGGTCAACCTGCGCCTGGCCGCCGAGCAGAAATCCGGCCCCTGGACCTTCAGCGAATTGCTGCGGCTGGACAACCTGTTCGACCGCGAGCACATCGCGTCGGTCATCGTCGGCGACCGCAATGGCCGCTACTACGAACCCGGACCGGGCCGCAGCCTGTATGGTGGCGTGCGTGTGAGCTACCAGTTCTAA
- a CDS encoding DUF6976 family protein: MSAADKIISAGHGGCLLTVAEAADRIGSGALLSIAGDEACLRALPRGNWIGGTIPYFMDEAGGQVSRDRVFVTELPGIAADIRLYDTVGIAGLCMDAPANGYTLLIIPAFSAVHSLYARRAPDFEDMFVKPVAGWVAGVHLDDLGRVEPLVVDGRSGRFSPEHAAAIHVTLADEDYATVEIVNVMQPAAGAELRFPETGFSASRCRVDGVEQDFAEWLQRSGADLRLPLVADYCGARVNVSFKGINAAEGRVEFYAPVFDDVAYRLAAPVADYPAALQVALPAGERADFACNCILNYLHGGLEGRRAGNFFGPITFGEVAYQLLNQTLVYLKVARA; encoded by the coding sequence GTGAGCGCTGCTGACAAAATCATCTCGGCCGGCCACGGCGGCTGCCTGCTTACCGTGGCCGAAGCTGCCGACCGCATCGGCAGCGGCGCGCTGCTGTCGATCGCCGGCGACGAAGCCTGCCTGCGCGCGCTGCCGCGCGGCAACTGGATCGGCGGGACGATTCCCTATTTCATGGATGAGGCGGGCGGGCAGGTGAGCCGCGACCGGGTGTTCGTGACCGAGCTGCCGGGCATCGCCGCCGACATCCGGCTGTACGACACCGTGGGTATCGCCGGCCTGTGCATGGACGCGCCGGCCAACGGCTACACCCTGCTGATCATCCCGGCGTTCTCGGCGGTGCATTCGCTGTACGCGCGGCGCGCGCCGGATTTCGAGGACATGTTCGTCAAGCCGGTGGCGGGCTGGGTGGCCGGCGTGCATCTGGACGACCTCGGCCGGGTGGAGCCGCTGGTGGTCGATGGGCGCAGCGGCCGCTTCTCGCCGGAGCACGCGGCGGCGATCCATGTGACGCTGGCCGATGAGGACTACGCCACGGTCGAGATCGTCAACGTGATGCAGCCGGCGGCCGGCGCGGAGCTGCGCTTTCCCGAAACCGGCTTTTCCGCATCGCGCTGCCGGGTGGACGGCGTCGAGCAGGATTTCGCCGAGTGGCTGCAACGCAGCGGCGCCGACCTGCGCCTGCCGCTGGTGGCGGACTACTGCGGCGCGCGGGTGAATGTGTCGTTCAAGGGCATCAACGCCGCCGAGGGGCGGGTGGAGTTCTATGCGCCGGTGTTCGACGACGTAGCCTACCGCCTGGCCGCGCCGGTGGCGGATTACCCGGCGGCGCTGCAAGTGGCGTTGCCGGCCGGCGAGCGCGCGGATTTCGCCTGCAACTGCATCCTCAACTACCTGCACGGCGGGCTGGAAGGGCGGCGCGCCGGCAACTTCTTCGGGCCGATCACGTTTGGCGAAGTGGCCTACCAGCTGCTGAACCAGACCCTGGTGTATCTGAAGGTGGCCCGCGCCTGA
- a CDS encoding C39 family peptidase — MAQTRPAQCGRLRRAAAALACAGAATALAADLRMVAPLGGSLSVPTVSLREARFVTTLRQQYDFSCGSAAVATLLTHHYGHPVNEAQVFQVMYASGDQAKIRREGFSMLDMKRYLDQLGFITEGVEATLDQLAAVGVPAIALIQEHGYAHFVVVKGLRNASVLLGDPAMGTRVVSRTDFERNWRSGILLVVNNNVDRARFNQEVDWRVRPRAPLARGLDNNTADVQLLQRAPSDH; from the coding sequence ATGGCGCAGACGCGGCCCGCGCAATGCGGCCGCCTGCGCCGCGCCGCGGCGGCGCTGGCGTGTGCCGGCGCCGCCACCGCGCTGGCGGCCGACCTGCGGATGGTGGCGCCGCTGGGGGGCAGCCTGAGCGTGCCGACCGTGAGCCTGCGCGAAGCGCGCTTCGTCACCACGCTGCGCCAGCAGTACGACTTCTCCTGCGGGTCGGCCGCGGTGGCGACGCTGCTGACCCATCACTACGGCCACCCGGTGAACGAAGCGCAGGTGTTCCAGGTGATGTACGCCAGCGGCGACCAGGCCAAGATCCGCCGCGAAGGCTTCTCGATGCTGGACATGAAGCGCTACCTCGACCAGCTCGGCTTCATCACCGAGGGCGTGGAGGCCACGCTGGACCAGCTCGCCGCGGTGGGCGTGCCGGCGATCGCGTTGATCCAGGAGCACGGCTACGCGCATTTCGTGGTGGTGAAGGGGCTGCGCAACGCGAGCGTGCTGCTCGGCGACCCGGCGATGGGCACCCGCGTCGTCAGCCGGACGGATTTCGAGCGCAACTGGCGCAGCGGCATCCTGCTGGTGGTGAACAACAACGTGGACCGCGCCCGCTTCAACCAGGAGGTCGACTGGCGGGTGCGCCCGCGCGCCCCGCTGGCGCGCGGACTGGACAACAACACGGCGGACGTGCAGTTGCTGCAGCGCGCCCCATCGGACCATTGA
- a CDS encoding putative quinol monooxygenase: MASNPVRKLARITGKPGRAAELRAALKELELATVTEPGCREFRFYQAISAEDSFVLIEHFTDEAALKLHLQLPYTQSFFARQLVDKVEAIDLPG, translated from the coding sequence ATGGCATCCAACCCCGTCCGCAAGCTCGCCCGCATTACCGGCAAACCCGGCCGTGCCGCCGAACTACGCGCCGCCCTGAAGGAACTGGAACTGGCCACGGTCACCGAACCCGGCTGCCGCGAGTTCCGCTTCTACCAGGCCATCTCGGCCGAGGACAGCTTCGTGCTGATCGAACATTTCACCGACGAGGCCGCACTTAAGCTGCACCTGCAACTGCCCTATACGCAGAGCTTCTTTGCCCGCCAGCTGGTGGACAAGGTCGAAGCGATCGACCTGCCCGGCTGA
- a CDS encoding sigma-54 dependent transcriptional regulator: MAVRRGVLLDHGGEVAQALARLQLTGWEFQPVSSLEAARKLLAAEAPPVGVVVFDGEDAWPARDLEALLARFNVEWIAVLHRELFDSERLVPLLRRNFYDFHSLPLDRERLLVTLGHAYGKAMLGPKPVPHLGAEGAFGMTGRSPRMLQLFRQIEKVITVDAPVLIGGASGTGKELVAHAIHQHSARAKGPFIAMNCGAIPANLIHSELFGYERGAFTGAVQRKFGNIEAANNGVLFLDEIGDLPLDLQASLLRFLQEKTIVRVGGTERLRMNVRVIAATHVDLKRAVAEGRFREDLYYRLNVLHLPVPALRERREDISLLAQAVYAAHEDQRSPQVRGFSAEATLAMEAYDWPGNVRELINRVQQAMIMSENRFISAADLGLPMPEGAAPTTLDEARASVEREMIETRLRKCQNNVSETARQLGISRVTLYRMIDRLKIVL; encoded by the coding sequence ATGGCGGTCCGCAGGGGTGTATTGCTTGATCATGGGGGAGAGGTCGCGCAGGCGCTCGCCCGTCTCCAGCTGACGGGTTGGGAGTTCCAGCCGGTGTCTTCGCTGGAGGCGGCCCGCAAGCTGCTGGCCGCCGAGGCGCCGCCCGTCGGCGTGGTCGTGTTCGACGGCGAGGACGCCTGGCCCGCGCGTGATCTCGAGGCGCTGCTCGCGCGCTTTAATGTGGAATGGATCGCGGTGCTGCACCGCGAGCTGTTCGACAGCGAACGCCTGGTGCCGCTGCTGCGGCGCAATTTCTACGATTTCCATTCCTTGCCGCTCGACCGCGAGCGGCTGCTGGTTACGCTCGGCCATGCCTACGGCAAGGCGATGCTGGGGCCGAAGCCGGTGCCGCACCTGGGCGCCGAAGGCGCGTTCGGCATGACCGGGCGCAGCCCGCGGATGCTGCAGCTGTTCCGCCAGATCGAGAAGGTGATCACGGTGGATGCGCCGGTGCTGATCGGCGGCGCCTCGGGCACCGGCAAGGAGCTGGTGGCGCACGCGATCCACCAGCATTCGGCGCGGGCCAAGGGCCCCTTCATCGCGATGAACTGCGGCGCCATTCCGGCCAACCTGATCCATTCCGAGCTGTTCGGCTACGAGCGCGGCGCCTTCACCGGGGCGGTGCAGCGCAAGTTCGGCAATATCGAGGCCGCCAACAACGGCGTGCTCTTCCTCGACGAGATCGGCGACCTGCCGCTCGACCTGCAGGCCAGCCTGCTGCGCTTCCTGCAGGAGAAGACCATCGTCCGCGTCGGCGGCACCGAGCGGCTGCGGATGAACGTGCGGGTGATCGCCGCGACCCATGTGGACCTCAAGCGCGCGGTCGCCGAGGGCCGCTTCCGCGAGGACCTCTACTACCGGCTCAATGTGCTGCACCTTCCGGTGCCGGCGCTGCGCGAACGGCGCGAGGACATCAGCCTGCTGGCGCAGGCGGTGTACGCCGCGCATGAAGACCAGCGCAGCCCGCAGGTGCGCGGCTTCAGCGCCGAGGCCACGCTGGCGATGGAGGCTTACGACTGGCCGGGCAACGTGCGCGAGCTGATCAACCGGGTGCAGCAGGCCATGATCATGAGCGAGAACCGCTTCATCTCCGCGGCGGACCTCGGCCTGCCGATGCCGGAGGGTGCCGCGCCGACCACGCTGGACGAGGCGCGCGCCTCGGTGGAGCGCGAGATGATCGAAACCCGGTTGCGCAAATGCCAGAACAATGTCTCCGAAACGGCGCGCCAGCTCGGCATCTCGCGGGTGACGCTGTACCGGATGATCGACCGGTTGAAGATCGTGTTGTAG
- a CDS encoding acetate kinase codes for MKHRQRLAARALGRGLAGCIVVAGLPAIAVAEEGGEAPLTSMRQQIEAQNRQIDALKADLARQEAALAELRSALGMRGRGPAPAEAAAPAAAPAAAPGPAARPAVVAQQGQPAQGGEQTVGQAPAGDNRPQRDVVTIFETPGVLTPPGKWIVEPSLQYAYSSSNRVALVGYTVIPAILIGLIDVREVKRNTFTAALTVRRGITNRFELEAKVPWVYRSDTSVSREYLVPQATESVFDADGKGIGDIELTGRYQLNDGGGENPYYIASLRFKTRTGKDPFEVETNYTLPGGRGTGLQTELPTGSGFYTLTPGLTVLIPSDPAVFFGGLSYQYSFKRDNVKANTVGGPSDGGRIGDVEPGGVIGFNFGMGLALNERSSFSLGYDHQSVGKVKIDGRTAPGSVRVQLGTLLMGYSYRLNSGNYMNLSLGVGVTRDTPDLQLTLRMPMSL; via the coding sequence ATGAAGCACAGGCAGAGGCTTGCCGCGCGCGCCCTTGGGAGGGGGCTCGCCGGCTGCATCGTGGTTGCCGGCTTGCCGGCGATCGCGGTGGCGGAAGAGGGGGGTGAGGCGCCGCTGACCAGCATGCGCCAACAGATCGAGGCGCAGAACCGCCAGATCGACGCGCTGAAGGCGGACCTTGCGCGCCAGGAGGCAGCGCTGGCGGAACTGCGCAGTGCATTGGGCATGCGCGGGCGCGGGCCGGCACCGGCGGAGGCGGCGGCGCCTGCTGCTGCGCCTGCTGCTGCGCCGGGGCCGGCGGCGCGCCCCGCGGTGGTGGCGCAGCAGGGTCAGCCGGCGCAGGGCGGCGAGCAGACGGTGGGGCAGGCGCCGGCCGGCGACAACCGCCCGCAGCGCGACGTGGTGACGATCTTCGAGACGCCCGGCGTGCTCACCCCGCCCGGCAAGTGGATCGTCGAGCCGTCGCTGCAGTACGCCTATTCGTCCAGCAACCGGGTGGCGCTGGTGGGCTACACGGTGATTCCGGCGATCCTGATCGGGCTGATCGACGTGCGCGAGGTCAAGCGCAACACCTTCACCGCCGCGCTCACCGTGCGGCGCGGCATCACCAACCGCTTCGAGCTGGAGGCCAAGGTGCCCTGGGTGTACCGCTCGGACACCAGCGTGAGCCGCGAATACCTGGTGCCGCAGGCCACCGAGTCGGTGTTCGATGCCGATGGCAAGGGCATCGGCGACATCGAACTCACCGGCCGCTACCAGCTCAACGACGGCGGCGGCGAGAACCCGTACTACATCGCCTCGCTGCGTTTCAAGACCCGCACCGGCAAGGACCCGTTCGAGGTCGAGACCAACTACACGCTGCCGGGCGGACGCGGCACCGGGCTGCAGACGGAGCTGCCCACCGGCTCCGGCTTCTACACGCTGACGCCGGGCCTGACGGTGCTGATTCCGTCCGATCCGGCGGTGTTCTTCGGCGGCCTCAGCTACCAGTACAGCTTCAAGCGCGACAACGTGAAGGCCAACACCGTGGGCGGACCGAGTGACGGCGGGCGCATCGGCGACGTCGAGCCGGGCGGCGTGATCGGCTTCAACTTCGGCATGGGGCTGGCGCTCAACGAACGTTCGTCGTTCAGCCTGGGTTACGACCACCAGTCGGTCGGCAAGGTGAAGATCGACGGCCGGACCGCGCCGGGTTCGGTGCGGGTGCAACTCGGGACGCTGCTGATGGGCTACTCGTACCGGCTCAACTCGGGCAACTACATGAACCTCTCGCTCGGAGTCGGCGTCACCCGCGACACGCCGGACCTGCAACTGACGCTGCGGATGCCGATGTCGCTGTAG
- a CDS encoding DUF302 domain-containing protein, which produces MPLAQRAAPRPSWPRAAFVRLLPRAALFAAALALAAPAGAQELVVRRLQAVTFAAAHEAVLDAIAAEGIAPPTESDFGGMLARTAPDLGHRADFYAEARLINFCSSPLAARMAAESPHQLLYCPLQIAVYRLPDDAGAVYLGYRRSAPTAAGRAAETLLEAILNRSAAELGRSLPGVAP; this is translated from the coding sequence ATGCCCCTTGCCCAACGCGCGGCGCCGCGGCCTTCCTGGCCGCGCGCCGCGTTTGTCCGCCTGCTGCCGCGCGCGGCCCTGTTCGCCGCCGCGCTCGCGCTTGCCGCGCCGGCCGGCGCGCAGGAACTCGTCGTGCGCCGCCTGCAGGCGGTCACCTTCGCCGCCGCACACGAGGCGGTGCTGGACGCAATCGCGGCCGAAGGCATCGCCCCGCCCACCGAAAGCGACTTCGGCGGCATGCTCGCACGCACCGCGCCCGATCTCGGCCACCGCGCCGATTTCTATGCCGAAGCGCGCCTGATCAACTTCTGCAGCAGCCCGCTGGCCGCCCGCATGGCCGCCGAATCGCCCCACCAGCTGCTCTACTGCCCGCTGCAGATCGCGGTGTACCGGCTGCCCGACGATGCCGGCGCGGTCTATCTCGGTTACCGCCGCAGCGCCCCCACCGCGGCCGGCCGCGCCGCCGAAACCCTGCTCGAAGCCATCCTCAACCGCAGCGCGGCGGAACTGGGTCGGTCCCTGCCCGGCGTCGCGCCCTGA
- the fdhF gene encoding formate dehydrogenase subunit alpha — protein sequence MNAPDTITFELDGRAVDAAPGESILLAARRAGVDIPHLCYTDGLRADGNCRACVVEIDGERVLAPSCCRAPKPGMKVQSASSRARASQRMVLELLRADVPVEAEKADSELAYWCEQLGVGDSRFAPREQPVADTSHPGIAVNLAACIQCNRCLRACREIQVNDVIGYAHRGAESKIVFDLDVGMGTSTCVGCGECVQACPTGALAPALSLSLFHAVDGGDASAPNPIPTPTLPLKGRENIGPSLQSLPSRSHLKEREQATYTPTRQIHSLCPYCGVGCQVTYHVAGEGASQKIVFAEGRDGPANAGRLCVKGRYGFSYSRNRERLTVPLIRKPGIPKGVNLDPANPLAAFREASWEEALDFAAGGLARIKREHGPQALAGFGSAKGSNEEAYLFQKLVRTGFGTHNVDHCTRLCHASSVAALLEGIGSGAVSNPVRDVEIADLAIVIGANPAANHPVAASFIKNAAERGMKLVMMDPRQTPLARHAWRVLQFRPDADVALLLSMACVIIEEGLIDADFIARRTEGFDAFREAALQYPPERMATITGIAADTVREVARAYARGPNSIIFWGMGVSQHTHGTDNVRCLIALALMTGQIGRAGTGLHPLRGQNNVQGASDAGLIPMMLPDYQKVADPAVRARFEALWGQPLPTEPGLTVVEIMDAACAGRIRGMYIEGENPAMSDPDLGHAREGLANLEHLVVQDIFLTETAMLADVVLPASSQYEKTGSFTNTDRLVQLARPALPLPGEARQDWWIIQQMAQRLGLAWDYAGPHEVFAELTRAMPSYAGITWAALEDAGAVVAPKAAVDQPSQPVLFQADFPTASGRGRFVPATPLPAAELPDSEFPMVLITGRVLEHWHTGSMTRRADVLDALDPVPWCGMHPADLARLGVASGGRVVLETRRGHIELEARADEGVQPGSVFMAFCYVEAAANLLTQPALDPFGKIPEFKYCALRVGVPVGA from the coding sequence ATGAACGCCCCCGACACCATTACCTTCGAACTCGACGGCCGCGCGGTGGACGCCGCCCCCGGCGAATCCATCCTGCTCGCCGCCCGCCGCGCCGGCGTGGACATCCCCCACCTGTGCTACACCGACGGCCTGCGCGCCGACGGCAACTGCCGCGCCTGCGTGGTCGAGATCGACGGCGAGCGCGTGCTGGCGCCGTCCTGCTGCCGCGCGCCCAAGCCCGGCATGAAGGTGCAGAGCGCCAGCAGTCGGGCGCGCGCCTCGCAGCGCATGGTGCTGGAGCTGCTGCGCGCCGATGTGCCGGTTGAAGCCGAAAAGGCGGATTCGGAACTGGCCTACTGGTGCGAGCAGCTCGGTGTCGGCGACAGCCGCTTCGCGCCGCGCGAACAGCCAGTGGCCGACACCAGCCACCCCGGCATCGCGGTGAACCTCGCCGCCTGCATCCAGTGCAACCGCTGCCTGCGCGCCTGCCGCGAGATCCAGGTGAACGACGTGATCGGCTATGCGCATCGCGGGGCGGAATCGAAGATCGTGTTCGATCTGGACGTGGGGATGGGGACCTCGACCTGCGTGGGCTGCGGAGAGTGCGTGCAGGCCTGTCCGACGGGGGCGCTGGCGCCGGCGTTGTCGTTGAGCCTGTTCCATGCGGTGGACGGTGGAGATGCGAGTGCGCCTAACCCCATCCCCACCCCAACCCTCCCCTTGAAGGGGAGGGAGAATATCGGTCCATCCCTACAGTCTTTGCCTTCTCGCTCCCATTTGAAGGAAAGAGAGCAGGCCACCTACACCCCCACCCGCCAGATCCACTCCCTCTGCCCCTACTGCGGCGTCGGTTGCCAGGTCACCTACCACGTTGCCGGCGAGGGCGCTTCCCAGAAGATCGTCTTCGCCGAAGGCCGCGACGGCCCCGCCAATGCCGGGCGGCTGTGCGTCAAGGGCCGCTACGGTTTCAGCTACAGCCGCAACCGCGAACGCCTCACCGTGCCGCTGATCCGCAAGCCCGGCATCCCCAAGGGCGTGAACCTCGACCCCGCCAATCCGCTCGCCGCCTTCCGCGAGGCGAGCTGGGAAGAGGCGCTGGACTTCGCCGCCGGCGGGCTGGCGCGCATCAAGCGTGAGCATGGGCCGCAGGCGCTGGCCGGGTTCGGCTCGGCCAAGGGCAGCAACGAGGAGGCCTATCTGTTCCAGAAGCTGGTGCGCACCGGCTTCGGCACCCACAACGTCGACCACTGCACCCGGCTGTGCCACGCCTCGTCGGTGGCGGCGCTGCTGGAAGGCATCGGCTCGGGCGCGGTTTCCAACCCGGTGCGCGATGTCGAGATCGCCGACCTCGCCATCGTCATCGGCGCCAACCCGGCGGCCAACCATCCGGTGGCGGCGAGCTTCATCAAGAACGCCGCCGAGCGCGGCATGAAGCTGGTGATGATGGACCCGCGCCAGACGCCGCTCGCCCGCCACGCCTGGCGGGTGCTGCAGTTCCGCCCGGATGCGGACGTCGCGCTGCTGCTGTCCATGGCCTGCGTGATCATCGAGGAAGGGCTGATCGATGCCGACTTCATCGCCCGCCGCACCGAGGGCTTCGACGCCTTCCGCGAGGCGGCGCTGCAATACCCGCCGGAGCGGATGGCGACCATCACCGGCATCGCGGCCGACACCGTGCGCGAGGTCGCGCGCGCCTACGCCCGTGGGCCGAACTCGATCATCTTCTGGGGCATGGGCGTGTCGCAGCACACCCACGGCACCGACAACGTGCGCTGCCTGATCGCGCTCGCGCTGATGACCGGCCAGATCGGCCGCGCCGGCACCGGCCTGCATCCGCTGCGCGGCCAGAACAACGTGCAGGGGGCGTCCGACGCCGGGCTCATCCCGATGATGCTGCCCGACTACCAGAAGGTGGCCGACCCCGCAGTGCGCGCCCGCTTCGAGGCGCTGTGGGGCCAGCCGCTGCCGACCGAGCCGGGCCTCACCGTGGTCGAGATCATGGATGCCGCCTGCGCAGGGCGCATCCGCGGCATGTACATCGAGGGCGAGAACCCGGCGATGTCCGACCCCGACCTCGGCCATGCGCGCGAGGGCCTGGCCAACCTGGAACATCTGGTGGTGCAGGACATCTTCCTGACCGAAACCGCGATGCTGGCCGACGTGGTGCTGCCGGCGTCCTCGCAGTACGAGAAGACCGGCAGCTTCACCAATACCGACCGCCTGGTGCAACTCGCGCGGCCGGCGCTGCCGCTGCCGGGCGAGGCGCGCCAGGACTGGTGGATCATCCAGCAGATGGCGCAGCGCCTCGGCCTGGCCTGGGACTACGCCGGCCCGCATGAGGTGTTCGCCGAACTGACGCGGGCGATGCCGAGCTATGCCGGCATCACCTGGGCGGCGCTGGAGGACGCGGGCGCGGTAGTGGCGCCCAAGGCGGCGGTGGACCAGCCCTCGCAGCCGGTGCTGTTCCAGGCGGATTTCCCCACCGCCAGCGGCCGCGGCCGCTTCGTGCCGGCGACGCCGCTGCCAGCGGCCGAGCTGCCGGATTCCGAGTTTCCGATGGTGCTGATCACCGGGCGCGTGCTGGAGCACTGGCACACCGGCTCGATGACGCGCCGCGCCGATGTGCTCGACGCCCTCGACCCGGTGCCCTGGTGCGGCATGCATCCGGCCGATCTCGCCCGCCTCGGCGTCGCTTCCGGCGGCCGCGTGGTGCTGGAGACGCGGCGCGGCCACATCGAACTGGAAGCGCGCGCCGACGAGGGCGTGCAGCCGGGCTCGGTGTTCATGGCCTTCTGCTACGTGGAAGCCGCAGCCAACCTGCTGACCCAGCCAGCGCTGGACCCCTTCGGCAAGATTCCGGAGTTCAAGTACTGCGCGTTGCGGGTGGGGGTGCCGGTGGGCGCGTGA